The Nocardioides marmorisolisilvae genomic interval ACTCCGGGCACCCGGAGTGGAACATCGACACCCAGGCCGCCTCGGGGATGGCGCCCGACGCCGACAACCTGACCCTCTACTTCGGCTCGGACCTCAGCGACGCCGATGTGGCCAAGGTCTTCTCCCAGTTCACCGACGACGCCACCGGACCGATGCAGGCCTCGGCGTCGTACGGCGAGTGCGAGACCGTCCCCGTGGTCTCCTCGATCGCCGCCAACCCGCTGCTCAACCCGTCGCTGCCGATCGGCCAGGGGCTGGGCAACAACAGCGACGCGACCCTCACCCAGATCACCCAGCAGGCAGCCGCCGAGGGCAAGACGATCTTCGCCTCCACCGGCGACACCGGGTCGTCGTGCCCGGTGGTGTTCGCGTCGGTGATCGGCGCCGGCAACGGCGTGCTCAACCAGGGTGTCCCGGTCACCAACTCCCCCGCCTCGCTGCCGTGGGTCACCGCCGTCGGCGGCACCGTGCTCTACACCGACGGCTCGGGCAACCGGAGCCGCGAGTACGGATGGGCGTTCTCCGGCGGTGGCTCCACCTTGTTCACCCCGGCGCCGGCGTACCAGATCGGCACCAAGAACCTCGACATCCCGTGCCTGCAGCCCCTCGGTGCGACCTGCCGGGGCATCGCGGACGTCTCGGCCCAGTCCGGTGACGTGACCGGCAACGGCTACGACATCGTGATGAGCGGCACCTACACCGAGGGGGGCGGAGCCGGCACGTCGCTGTCCTCCCCGCTCTGGCTGGGCATGTGGACGCGGGTGCAGTCGGCCGCGCCGACGGCCGCGGGCAACGGGTTCGCGAACGAGCAGCTCTACCGCGTCGGGAACGCCGCTGCGTCGTACTCCCGGGACTTCTTCGACGTCAGCTCGCTGGACACCTCGACCGGGCTTCCCGCCACCAATGGCCTCTACCCGACGCTTCCCGGGTGGGACTACGTGACGGGCTTCGGTACGCCGAAGGTGGCCGGCCTGATCCAGGACATCGACGGCGTCTCCTGATCCCGGGTCCGGGGCTGAGCGTTCGCCGATCCTGGCCGCTCAGCTCTCCCCGGGGGACGCCAGCAGCCGGCCGCCGAGCTCACGGCTGCGGCCATCGAACTCGGCGACCACCTCGTCGGTGCCGTCCGGGCGGGTGCGGGCCACGGTGACGTCGTAGGTCCCGTCACGTCCCTCGCGAGCACGCTCCACCGCTGTCGCGACCAGCACGTCGCCATGGTGCGTGGGACGGCGGAACCGGATCTGTGCGCTTGCCGCGACCGTGATCCGGTCGTAGGTGTTGCAGGCGAACGCGAAGGCACTGTCGGCCAGCGTGAACGTGTAGCCGCCGTGGCCGATTCCGTGGCCGTTGACCATGTCCTCGCGCACGGTCATCCGCAGCACCGCACGGCCAGGACCCACCTCGAGGAGCTCCATGCCGAGGTCCCGGCTGGCCCGGTCCTCGGACCACATCGTGCTGGCGCAGGCGCGGGCGAGCTCCTCGGGGTTCACCCCCGCAGGGTACGGCGGAGCAGGCCCTGCAGCTCGGTGAACATCCGCTCGGCCGCGGCCTCGTCGTACATCGAGGTGTCCGCCATCGTGTAGCCGTGCGGCGCCCCGGCGTACACCTCGTTCTTCGCGGTGAGACCGGCAGCGGCAATCGCCTCACCGAGGGTGGCGATCGCCTCCGGGGGCATCGACCCGTCGTTGTCCGCGTGACCGAAGACGAGCTCGGCGCTCGCGTCGGCGAGCGCGAGGTGGGGGCTCTCGGGATCGTCGGTGACCAGCCCGCCGCCGTGGAAGCCGGCCGCGGCAGCGACCAGGTCCGGGTGGGCGCCGGCGGCCCGGACCGCGAACCGCGCACCCATGCAGTAGCCGGTCACCGCGACCGGCCCCGGCGCGACGCCCTCGAGGTCGGTGAGCGCGGCGAGGTAGGCGGCATTGTCGGCGCGCATCATCGGCCCGTCGAAGGCACGCACCCGTGGCATCACCGTGGCGAAGAACTTCTCGCGCTCGCCCGGCTCGCGGAGGTCGCCCTGCGGGGCGAGGTCGGCGGCCCGCCCGCTGCGGTAGAACAGGTTCGGCGCCAGCACGACGTAGCCCCAGTCCGCGATCCGGTC includes:
- a CDS encoding S53 family peptidase translates to MRMPIGRRTALATLTALASATALGLAPAAHAAPTGLLPTQLLSTVTQNVLPGLANATRLGADTGSVLHLVVTVPRPDPSGERALIRAEHTPGNAAYRHFLTPAQFASRFGVPSTQQQAVRSFFTQGGAHVDSVSSAGDIYSVHGTTAVLGSLLHTSFGRYRISGTTFVANTSAPVTPASLKIRNIVGLNTLQRFRTPAKAIRQQGTCLGSTCIGGTTPQDLWKVYDQPATHTGAGQSMAIFGEGQTDGVISDLRAFEAKFDLPQIPVTVKHPAGDTDFSDDSGHPEWNIDTQAASGMAPDADNLTLYFGSDLSDADVAKVFSQFTDDATGPMQASASYGECETVPVVSSIAANPLLNPSLPIGQGLGNNSDATLTQITQQAAAEGKTIFASTGDTGSSCPVVFASVIGAGNGVLNQGVPVTNSPASLPWVTAVGGTVLYTDGSGNRSREYGWAFSGGGSTLFTPAPAYQIGTKNLDIPCLQPLGATCRGIADVSAQSGDVTGNGYDIVMSGTYTEGGGAGTSLSSPLWLGMWTRVQSAAPTAAGNGFANEQLYRVGNAAASYSRDFFDVSSLDTSTGLPATNGLYPTLPGWDYVTGFGTPKVAGLIQDIDGVS
- the paaI gene encoding hydroxyphenylacetyl-CoA thioesterase PaaI, which produces MNPEELARACASTMWSEDRASRDLGMELLEVGPGRAVLRMTVREDMVNGHGIGHGGYTFTLADSAFAFACNTYDRITVAASAQIRFRRPTHHGDVLVATAVERAREGRDGTYDVTVARTRPDGTDEVVAEFDGRSRELGGRLLASPGES
- a CDS encoding dienelactone hydrolase family protein — its product is MPYIDLAVPDGTAEAYLARSDADGDHPGVLFFIDAIGLRPRIEEMADRIADWGYVVLAPNLFYRSGRAADLAPQGDLREPGEREKFFATVMPRVRAFDGPMMRADNAAYLAALTDLEGVAPGPVAVTGYCMGARFAVRAAGAHPDLVAAAAGFHGGGLVTDDPESPHLALADASAELVFGHADNDGSMPPEAIATLGEAIAAAGLTAKNEVYAGAPHGYTMADTSMYDEAAAERMFTELQGLLRRTLRG